A genomic region of Pseudomonas sp. MPC6 contains the following coding sequences:
- a CDS encoding methionine ABC transporter ATP-binding protein yields MIEFQNVHKTYRVAGKDIPALHPTSLSIENGQVFGLIGHSGAGKSTLLRLINRLENASGGKIFVDGEEVTALDANSLRRFRQQVGMIFQHFNLLASKTVADNVALPLTLAGELSRSDIDRRVAELLARVGLSDHAKKYPAQLSGGQKQRVGIARALATKPKILLCDEATSALDPQTTASVLQLLAEINRELKLTIVLITHEMDVIRRVCDQVAVMDAGVIVEQGSVAEVFLHPKHPTTKRFVQEDEQIDESEQRDDFAHVPGRIVRLTFQGEATYAPLLGTVARETGVDYSILAGRIDRIKDVPYGQLTLAVTGGDMEAAFAQFTAADVHMEVLR; encoded by the coding sequence GTGATCGAGTTTCAAAACGTCCACAAAACCTACCGCGTCGCCGGTAAGGATATCCCCGCCCTGCACCCGACCAGTCTGTCGATTGAGAACGGTCAGGTATTCGGCCTGATCGGCCACTCCGGCGCGGGAAAAAGTACCCTGCTGCGTCTGATCAATCGCCTGGAAAACGCCAGTGGCGGCAAGATCTTCGTCGATGGAGAAGAAGTCACCGCGCTGGATGCCAACAGCCTGCGCCGCTTCCGCCAGCAGGTCGGGATGATTTTCCAGCACTTCAACCTGCTGGCGTCCAAGACCGTGGCCGATAACGTCGCGCTGCCGCTGACCCTGGCCGGTGAACTGTCGCGCAGCGACATCGACCGGCGTGTGGCCGAGTTGCTGGCGCGGGTGGGCTTGTCCGACCACGCGAAGAAGTACCCGGCGCAATTGTCTGGCGGCCAGAAGCAGCGCGTCGGCATCGCCCGCGCCCTGGCAACCAAGCCTAAAATCCTGCTGTGCGATGAAGCCACCAGCGCGCTGGACCCGCAGACCACTGCGTCGGTCCTGCAATTGCTGGCCGAGATCAATCGCGAGCTGAAGCTGACCATTGTCCTGATCACCCACGAGATGGACGTGATCCGTCGGGTCTGTGACCAGGTGGCAGTGATGGACGCTGGCGTGATCGTCGAGCAAGGTTCGGTGGCCGAGGTGTTCCTGCATCCCAAGCACCCGACGACCAAACGCTTTGTGCAAGAAGACGAGCAGATCGATGAAAGCGAGCAACGCGATGACTTCGCTCACGTACCGGGTCGCATTGTGCGCCTGACCTTCCAGGGCGAAGCGACCTACGCGCCGTTGCTGGGGACCGTCGCTCGGGAAACGGGCGTGGACTACAGCATCCTGGCCGGTCGTATCGACCGCATCAAAGACGTCCCCTACGGGCAGTTGACCCTGGCCGTGACCGGCGGCGACATGGAGGCGGCGTTCGCCCAATTCACCGCAGCCGACGTCCACATGGAGGTCCTGCGCTAA
- a CDS encoding SCO family protein has product MTRTQKTVFILVALIALVLGLTINKVLSGKGQGDPTALIDAGIILLPQSRNLPDVTMTDQDGKPVTVNELKGKWSLLFFGYTFCPDICPTTLAQLRQIKSELPPEAVDKLQIVLVSVDPNRDTPKQLKQYLGYFDPQFIGLTASSVEDIQKLANAVSIPFIPADTSKPNYTVDHSGNLAVIGPDGTQRGFIRAPLNNVKLVAQLPVMLNRK; this is encoded by the coding sequence ATGACTCGAACCCAGAAAACCGTCTTCATCCTCGTCGCCCTGATCGCGCTGGTCCTGGGCCTGACCATCAACAAAGTCCTGTCCGGAAAAGGCCAGGGCGATCCGACCGCGTTGATCGACGCCGGCATCATCCTGCTGCCGCAGAGCCGCAACCTGCCGGATGTGACGATGACCGATCAGGACGGCAAGCCGGTCACGGTCAACGAGTTGAAAGGCAAATGGTCGCTGCTGTTCTTCGGCTACACCTTCTGCCCGGACATCTGCCCGACCACCCTCGCCCAGCTGCGCCAGATCAAAAGCGAGCTGCCACCCGAGGCGGTGGACAAGCTGCAGATCGTGCTGGTCAGCGTCGACCCGAACCGCGACACGCCCAAGCAGCTCAAGCAGTACCTGGGCTACTTCGATCCGCAGTTCATAGGGCTGACCGCGTCTTCGGTCGAAGACATTCAGAAACTGGCCAATGCGGTGAGTATTCCGTTCATTCCGGCGGACACCAGCAAGCCGAATTACACGGTCGATCATAGTGGCAACCTGGCGGTGATCGGGCCGGACGGGACGCAGCGCGGGTTTATTCGGGCGCCGTTGAATAATGTGAAGTTGGTGGCGCAGTTGCCGGTGATGCTTAACCGCAAATAA
- the katE gene encoding catalase HPII, with protein MAPRSLRLMSTKKPAAPKSALAGTDTLDRGNTNAKLDSLEKFRSDATEQALRTNQGVKVSDNQNTLKVGDRGPSLLEDFIMREKITHFDHERIPERIVHARGTGAHGYFQSYENHSVLTKAGFLQDPAKQTPVFVRFSTVQGPRGSGDTVRDVRGFAVKFFTDEGNFDLVGNNMPVFFIQDAIKFPDFVHAVKPEPHNEIPTGGSAHDTFWDFVSLVPESAHMVIWAMSDRAIPKSLRSMQGFGVHTFRLINAEGKSRFVKFHWRPSAGTCSLVWDEAQKLAGKDTDYHRRDLWESIEMGDYPEWELGVQVVEEENEHTFDFDLLDPTKIIPEETVPITPLGKMVLNRNPDNFFAETEQVAFCPGHIVPGIDFSNDPLLQGRLFSYTDTQISRLGGPNFHEIPINRPVAPFHNGQRDALHRTTIDKGRASYEPNSIDGGWPKETPPAAQNGGFETHPERIDANKIRQRSESFGDHFSQARLFFHSMSKHEQEHIIAAYSFELGKVEREHIRAREVNEILANIDLELAGRVAQNLGLPAPKAGTVDVPKISLDRSPALSQANLLPGDIKTRKVAILAANGVDGAAIDAMKKALKAEGAHAKLLGPTSAPVTTADGKALPVDASMEGLPSIAFDAVFVPGGAASIKALSTDGVALHYLLEAYKHLKAIALHGEAKQLLDLLKLEVDAGLIVGTDAAKLTKPFFAAIGQHRVWDREPKAKGIPA; from the coding sequence ATCGCACCGAGGAGTTTACGACTGATGAGCACTAAAAAGCCTGCCGCCCCCAAAAGCGCACTGGCCGGGACCGATACCCTGGACCGCGGCAACACCAACGCCAAGCTCGACAGCCTGGAAAAATTTCGCTCCGACGCCACTGAACAGGCCCTGCGCACCAATCAGGGCGTGAAGGTTTCAGACAACCAGAACACGTTGAAGGTCGGCGACCGCGGGCCATCGTTGCTGGAAGACTTCATCATGCGTGAAAAGATCACGCATTTTGACCATGAGCGTATTCCCGAACGCATCGTGCACGCCCGCGGGACCGGTGCCCATGGCTACTTTCAGTCGTACGAAAACCATTCCGTGCTGACCAAGGCCGGCTTCCTGCAAGACCCGGCCAAACAAACCCCGGTGTTCGTGCGCTTTTCCACGGTGCAGGGCCCTCGCGGGTCGGGCGATACCGTGCGCGACGTACGAGGTTTCGCGGTGAAGTTCTTCACTGACGAAGGCAACTTCGACCTGGTGGGCAACAACATGCCGGTGTTCTTCATTCAGGATGCGATCAAGTTTCCGGATTTCGTGCACGCGGTGAAACCCGAACCCCACAACGAGATTCCTACCGGCGGTTCGGCTCACGACACCTTCTGGGACTTCGTATCGCTGGTGCCGGAATCGGCGCACATGGTGATCTGGGCCATGTCCGACCGGGCGATCCCGAAAAGCCTGCGTAGCATGCAGGGCTTCGGCGTGCACACTTTCCGCCTGATCAACGCCGAAGGTAAATCGCGCTTCGTCAAATTCCACTGGCGCCCTTCTGCCGGGACTTGCTCGCTGGTCTGGGATGAAGCGCAGAAACTCGCCGGTAAAGACACCGACTACCACCGTCGCGATCTGTGGGAGTCGATCGAGATGGGCGATTACCCGGAATGGGAGCTGGGCGTCCAGGTGGTCGAAGAGGAAAACGAGCACACCTTCGATTTCGACTTGCTCGACCCGACCAAAATCATTCCCGAAGAAACCGTGCCGATTACTCCGCTGGGCAAGATGGTGCTCAACCGCAACCCGGACAACTTCTTTGCCGAGACCGAGCAGGTCGCGTTCTGCCCCGGACATATCGTGCCGGGGATCGACTTCTCCAACGATCCGCTGCTGCAAGGGCGACTGTTTTCCTACACCGATACGCAGATCAGCCGACTCGGCGGACCGAATTTTCACGAGATTCCAATCAACCGTCCGGTTGCGCCGTTCCACAACGGTCAGCGGGATGCGCTACACCGCACCACCATCGACAAGGGCCGTGCCTCCTACGAGCCGAACTCCATTGACGGCGGCTGGCCGAAAGAAACCCCGCCCGCCGCACAAAATGGTGGCTTCGAGACCCATCCGGAGCGCATCGATGCGAACAAGATTCGCCAACGCAGCGAGTCCTTCGGCGACCACTTCTCCCAGGCGCGGCTGTTCTTTCACAGCATGAGCAAGCACGAGCAGGAGCACATCATTGCCGCTTACAGCTTTGAGCTGGGCAAGGTCGAGCGTGAGCACATCCGCGCACGCGAGGTGAATGAGATCCTCGCCAACATCGACCTGGAACTGGCCGGGCGCGTCGCACAGAACCTCGGCCTGCCAGCGCCGAAAGCCGGCACGGTCGATGTGCCGAAAATATCTCTGGATCGCTCGCCGGCCTTGAGCCAGGCCAACTTGCTGCCGGGCGATATCAAGACGCGTAAAGTGGCGATTCTGGCGGCCAACGGTGTCGACGGTGCCGCGATCGATGCGATGAAGAAAGCGCTGAAAGCCGAAGGTGCCCACGCCAAACTGCTCGGCCCTACCTCGGCGCCCGTGACAACGGCCGATGGCAAGGCGCTGCCCGTGGATGCGTCGATGGAAGGCCTGCCATCCATCGCGTTCGACGCGGTATTCGTGCCCGGTGGCGCGGCGTCGATCAAGGCGTTGAGCACCGATGGCGTGGCGCTGCATTACCTGCTTGAGGCTTACAAACACTTGAAGGCCATCGCGTTGCACGGGGAGGCGAAACAGTTGCTGGATCTGTTGAAGCTGGAGGTTGATGCGGGGTTGATCGTGGGGACGGACGCCGCGAAGTTGACCAAGCCGTTTTTTGCTGCGATCGGGCAGCATCGCGTGTGGGATCGGGAACCTAAGGCCAAGGGGATTCCGGCTTAA
- a CDS encoding SURF1 family protein, protein MKRFRPGIVPTLVVALLLPLLVSLGFWQLSRGAEKSALLQNYAERRVAEPMASTELQRTEDPAFRRVRLHGQFDAAHSLLLDNRQRDGKVGVELLQPFQDQASGLWLLVNRGWLPWPDRRTPPQFTTPKEALSLDAWVYVSPGATFQLHADPNTTTWPQLVTAVEPARLWTTLDRDGFAYELRAESGPATYQADWPVVAMGPEKHLAYAVQWFAMSIALFGLYLYLGWHNAKEKHHGSGHESTQHV, encoded by the coding sequence ATGAAGCGCTTCCGGCCGGGCATCGTGCCGACCCTGGTGGTCGCGCTGTTGCTGCCCCTGCTGGTTTCACTCGGGTTCTGGCAGTTGAGCCGGGGCGCGGAGAAAAGCGCGCTGCTGCAAAACTATGCCGAACGCCGGGTCGCCGAACCGATGGCCAGTACTGAATTGCAACGCACTGAGGATCCGGCGTTCCGCCGCGTTCGCTTGCACGGCCAGTTCGATGCCGCGCACAGCCTGCTGCTGGATAACCGCCAGCGCGACGGCAAGGTCGGCGTCGAGCTGCTGCAACCCTTTCAGGATCAGGCGAGCGGACTGTGGTTGCTGGTCAATCGCGGCTGGCTGCCATGGCCGGACCGACGCACCCCGCCGCAATTCACCACACCCAAAGAGGCATTGAGTCTCGACGCCTGGGTCTACGTCTCCCCCGGCGCCACTTTTCAACTGCACGCCGACCCGAACACCACGACCTGGCCACAGCTGGTGACCGCCGTCGAACCGGCCAGGCTCTGGACCACGCTGGACCGTGACGGCTTCGCCTACGAACTACGCGCAGAAAGCGGCCCCGCGACTTACCAGGCCGATTGGCCGGTGGTGGCCATGGGCCCGGAAAAACACCTGGCTTATGCCGTGCAGTGGTTCGCGATGTCGATCGCCCTGTTCGGCCTTTACCTTTATCTCGGCTGGCACAACGCAAAGGAGAAACACCATGGGAGCGGCCATGAATCCACCCAACATGTCTGA
- the cyoE gene encoding heme o synthase, with product MATLIGERHSQAIWRDYLELTKPKVVVLMLITSLVGMFLATRAGVPWTVLVFGNLGIALCASGAAAVNHVVDRRIDAVMARTHKRPLAEGRVTPAAALTFALVLALLGQALLLAFTNPLTAWLTLASLLGYAVVYTGFLKRATPQNIVIGGLAGAAPPLLGWTAATGHVSAEPLLLVLIIFAWTPPHFWALAIHRKEEYAKADIPMLPVTHGEHYTKVHILLYTFALLAVSLMPYVIHMSGILYLICALGLGARFLQWAVVLYRGTRPHAAINTFKYSIYYLFLLFIALLVDHYLLLNL from the coding sequence ATGGCGACTCTGATCGGCGAACGTCACAGCCAGGCCATCTGGCGCGACTATCTGGAGCTGACCAAGCCGAAAGTGGTGGTGCTGATGCTGATCACCTCGCTGGTCGGCATGTTCCTCGCGACACGCGCCGGGGTGCCATGGACGGTGCTGGTGTTCGGCAACCTGGGAATCGCCTTGTGCGCCAGCGGCGCGGCGGCGGTCAATCATGTGGTGGACCGGCGGATAGACGCGGTCATGGCGCGCACGCATAAACGACCGCTGGCCGAGGGCCGGGTAACACCTGCCGCCGCGCTGACCTTCGCCCTCGTGCTGGCACTGCTCGGCCAAGCCTTGTTGCTGGCCTTCACTAACCCATTGACCGCGTGGCTGACTCTTGCCTCGCTGCTCGGCTACGCGGTGGTCTACACAGGTTTCCTGAAACGCGCGACGCCGCAGAACATCGTCATCGGCGGACTGGCCGGCGCCGCCCCGCCACTGCTCGGCTGGACCGCCGCCACCGGTCACGTCAGCGCCGAACCCCTGTTGCTGGTGCTGATCATCTTCGCCTGGACTCCGCCGCACTTCTGGGCCCTGGCCATTCACCGCAAAGAGGAATACGCCAAGGCCGACATTCCGATGCTGCCGGTGACCCATGGCGAGCACTACACCAAGGTTCACATCCTGCTTTACACCTTTGCGCTGCTGGCCGTGAGCCTGATGCCGTATGTGATCCACATGAGCGGCATCCTCTACCTGATTTGCGCACTGGGCCTGGGCGCGAGGTTTCTGCAATGGGCCGTGGTGCTGTACCGTGGCACTCGGCCGCACGCGGCGATCAACACCTTCAAGTACTCTATCTACTACTTGTTCCTGCTGTTTATCGCGCTGCTCGTAGACCACTACTTACTGTTGAACCTATGA
- a CDS encoding methionine ABC transporter permease, translated as MEVLTSFFANIDWFEIWLATGDTLLMLFGSLLFTVLLGLPLGVLLFLCSPRQLLEAKGVYAMLSLVVNILRSLPFIILLIVMIPFTVLITGTSLGVAGAIPPLVIGATPFFARLVETALREVDRGIIEATQAMGATTRQIITNALLPEARPGIFAAITVTAITLVSYTAMAGVVGAGGLGDLAIRFGYQRFQTDVMVVTVVLLLVLVQVLQTVGDKLVVHFSRK; from the coding sequence ATGGAAGTCCTGACAAGTTTCTTCGCCAACATCGACTGGTTCGAAATCTGGCTGGCCACCGGCGATACCTTGCTGATGCTCTTCGGTTCGCTGTTGTTCACCGTGCTGCTGGGCCTGCCGCTGGGCGTATTGCTGTTCCTCTGCAGCCCGCGCCAATTGCTGGAAGCCAAGGGCGTCTATGCGATGTTGTCGCTGGTGGTGAACATCCTGCGTTCGCTGCCGTTCATCATTCTGTTGATCGTGATGATTCCGTTCACGGTGTTGATCACCGGTACTTCGCTGGGGGTCGCCGGTGCGATTCCACCCTTGGTGATAGGCGCCACGCCATTCTTCGCGCGACTGGTGGAAACCGCTTTGCGTGAAGTGGATCGCGGCATCATCGAGGCGACCCAGGCCATGGGCGCGACGACGCGACAGATCATCACCAATGCCTTGCTGCCGGAAGCTCGCCCAGGCATCTTCGCCGCGATTACCGTGACCGCCATTACCCTGGTGTCCTACACGGCGATGGCCGGCGTGGTCGGCGCCGGCGGCCTGGGTGACCTGGCGATCCGTTTCGGTTACCAGCGTTTCCAGACCGATGTGATGGTGGTCACCGTGGTGTTACTGCTGGTGCTGGTGCAAGTGCTGCAAACCGTTGGTGACAAATTGGTTGTCCACTTTTCTCGTAAATGA
- a CDS encoding cytochrome c oxidase assembly protein: MADSISTKKLVTRLLLVVVTMFVFGFALVPIYDVMCQAFGINGKTAGQYEGEQTVDTSRQVRVQFLSTNSADMSWDFYPKSDELTANPGAVNEMIFIAHNPTDRPMSAQAVPSIAPSAAAAYFHKTECFCFTQQVLQPGQRIEMPVRFIVDRDMPKDVKHLTLSYTLFDITARHPPVAVNTGG; encoded by the coding sequence ATGGCTGACTCGATTTCGACGAAGAAGTTGGTCACGCGCCTGCTGTTGGTGGTGGTGACGATGTTTGTCTTCGGCTTTGCCCTGGTGCCGATCTACGACGTGATGTGCCAGGCGTTCGGCATCAACGGCAAGACTGCCGGGCAGTATGAGGGTGAACAAACGGTCGACACCTCGCGGCAAGTGCGCGTGCAGTTTCTGTCGACCAACTCCGCCGACATGTCGTGGGATTTCTATCCGAAGAGCGATGAATTGACGGCCAACCCGGGGGCGGTGAACGAGATGATTTTCATTGCCCACAACCCGACCGATCGCCCGATGAGTGCCCAGGCGGTGCCGAGCATCGCGCCCAGTGCAGCTGCGGCGTACTTTCACAAGACCGAATGTTTCTGCTTTACCCAGCAAGTGCTGCAGCCCGGTCAACGGATCGAGATGCCGGTACGTTTCATCGTTGACCGTGACATGCCCAAGGATGTGAAGCACCTGACGCTGTCCTACACGCTGTTCGATATCACCGCCCGACATCCACCGGTGGCTGTAAATACTGGCGGCTGA
- a CDS encoding twin transmembrane helix small protein, with protein MLKAAIVLMLIATVVSLFSGLFFLVKDDSSSNRLVIALSVRVALAAITVGLIAWGFFSGQLVSHVPW; from the coding sequence ATGCTCAAAGCAGCCATCGTCCTGATGCTGATTGCCACGGTTGTCAGCCTGTTCAGCGGCCTGTTTTTTCTGGTCAAGGACGACAGCAGCTCGAACCGCCTCGTCATTGCCTTGAGTGTCCGTGTCGCTCTGGCCGCCATCACCGTCGGCTTGATTGCCTGGGGTTTCTTCAGCGGCCAGCTGGTGTCCCACGTTCCGTGGTAG
- a CDS encoding COX15/CtaA family protein yields MAKPGFRLALFATLLALIVVLLGAYTRLTHAGLGCPDWPGCYGFISVPNSEAQLAHAELHFPDAPVEAHKGWNEMVHRYFAGTLGLLISVLAGRAWVHRRQPGQPVKLPLFLLAVVIAQAAFGMWTVTLKLWPQVVTGHLLGGFATLSLLFLLTLRLSGVLPALTVPRRLQHWATAGLLLVIGQIALGGWVSSNYAAVACIDFPTCHGQWLPPADFANGFHLTQHIGPNYLGGQLDSDARTAIHLTHRIGALLVTLALLGLAWQLKVVGMTRLAGLVLIALAAQITLGISNVLFHLPLPVAVAHNAGGAALLLTMVLVNYHARTSLVRVKQQTPARWRFSPRKHSAGPITIKGEMPWRL; encoded by the coding sequence ATGGCCAAACCTGGATTTCGCCTCGCGCTGTTTGCCACCTTGCTGGCACTGATTGTGGTGTTGCTCGGCGCCTACACCCGCCTGACCCACGCCGGCCTCGGCTGCCCGGACTGGCCGGGGTGCTACGGATTTATCAGCGTGCCGAACAGCGAAGCCCAACTGGCCCATGCCGAGCTGCACTTTCCCGATGCGCCCGTCGAAGCCCACAAGGGCTGGAACGAGATGGTCCATCGCTACTTCGCCGGCACTCTCGGGCTGTTGATCTCGGTCTTGGCCGGCCGTGCCTGGGTGCATCGGCGCCAGCCGGGACAACCGGTGAAGTTGCCGCTGTTTCTGTTGGCCGTGGTAATCGCCCAGGCGGCATTCGGTATGTGGACGGTGACGCTCAAGCTCTGGCCGCAAGTGGTGACCGGGCATTTGCTCGGCGGCTTCGCGACCTTGAGCCTGTTGTTTCTCCTGACCTTGCGCCTGTCCGGCGTATTGCCAGCACTGACGGTACCGCGTCGATTACAGCACTGGGCGACCGCCGGGTTGCTGCTGGTCATCGGGCAGATCGCTCTTGGCGGTTGGGTCAGTTCCAACTACGCGGCGGTGGCCTGCATCGACTTTCCCACTTGCCACGGGCAATGGCTGCCGCCTGCCGACTTCGCCAACGGCTTTCACCTGACCCAGCACATCGGCCCGAATTACCTCGGCGGGCAACTGGACAGCGATGCCCGCACCGCGATTCACCTGACTCACCGTATCGGTGCCCTGCTGGTGACCCTGGCGTTGCTCGGCCTGGCCTGGCAACTGAAGGTGGTCGGCATGACGCGCCTGGCCGGGCTGGTGCTGATCGCCCTCGCCGCACAAATCACCCTCGGCATCAGCAACGTGCTGTTTCATTTGCCACTGCCCGTGGCTGTCGCCCACAACGCCGGCGGCGCAGCACTCTTGCTGACGATGGTGCTGGTCAATTATCACGCGCGAACCAGTCTGGTTCGGGTCAAGCAGCAAACCCCTGCACGCTGGCGCTTCAGCCCGCGTAAACATTCGGCCGGGCCCATAACAATAAAAGGAGAGATGCCATGGCGACTCTGA
- a CDS encoding cytochrome c oxidase subunit 3 — MATHEHYYVPAQSKWPIIATFGMLTTVFGLATWFNDLKAARPDSHGPLIFFVGGLLLAYMLFGWFGTVIKESRQGLYSAQMDRSFRWGMSWFIFSEVMFFIAFFGALFYVRHVSGPALGGEGPKGIAHMLWPNFEFIWPLLNNPDSKLFPPPKEVISPWGLPLLNTVLLVSSSVTVTIAHHALKKGHRGALKIWLAITVLLGCAFLGFQAEEYMHAYHELGLTLGSGIYGATFFMLTGFHGAHVTIGTIILFVMLMRIMRGHFDNEHQFGFEAASWYWHFVDVVWIGLFVFVYVL; from the coding sequence ATGGCAACTCATGAACATTATTACGTACCGGCCCAGAGCAAGTGGCCGATCATTGCCACCTTCGGCATGCTCACCACTGTGTTCGGCCTGGCCACCTGGTTCAACGATCTGAAAGCGGCGCGGCCGGATTCCCACGGTCCACTGATCTTTTTCGTCGGCGGCCTGTTGCTGGCCTACATGTTGTTCGGCTGGTTCGGGACAGTGATCAAGGAAAGTCGCCAAGGGCTGTACAGCGCGCAGATGGATCGCTCGTTTCGCTGGGGCATGAGCTGGTTCATCTTCTCGGAGGTGATGTTCTTCATCGCTTTCTTCGGTGCGCTGTTTTATGTGCGTCATGTCTCCGGTCCGGCACTGGGCGGTGAAGGCCCCAAAGGCATCGCTCATATGCTTTGGCCGAACTTCGAGTTCATCTGGCCATTACTGAATAACCCGGATTCGAAACTCTTTCCGCCACCCAAGGAAGTCATCAGCCCCTGGGGCCTGCCACTGCTCAACACCGTGTTGCTGGTGAGTTCCAGCGTCACCGTGACCATCGCCCACCACGCCTTGAAAAAGGGTCATCGCGGCGCGTTGAAAATCTGGCTGGCGATCACCGTGCTGCTGGGCTGCGCGTTCCTCGGCTTTCAGGCCGAAGAGTACATGCATGCCTACCACGAACTGGGCCTGACCCTGGGTTCGGGCATCTATGGCGCGACGTTCTTCATGCTCACTGGCTTCCACGGCGCCCACGTGACCATCGGCACCATCATCCTGTTTGTGATGCTGATGCGCATCATGCGTGGGCACTTCGATAACGAGCACCAGTTCGGGTTTGAAGCCGCGAGTTGGTACTGGCACTTCGTGGACGTGGTGTGGATCGGGCTGTTCGTTTTCGTCTATGTGTTGTAG
- a CDS encoding MetQ/NlpA family ABC transporter substrate-binding protein has protein sequence MKKLLVAFAAVAAFSAHAADTLTVAATPVPHAEILEFVKPALAKEGVDLRVKVFTDYIQPNVQVAEKRLDANFFQHQPYLDEFNKAKTTNLVAVTGVHLEPLGAYSSKYKALTELPGGANVVIPNDATNGGRALLLLAKAGLIKLKDSNNILSTVKDITENTKDLKFRELEAATIPRVLTQVDLALINTNYALEAKLDPAKDALVIEGSDSPYVNILVARPDDKDSVAMQKLVTALHSPEVKAFILEKYKGAVVPAF, from the coding sequence ATGAAAAAACTACTCGTCGCATTCGCTGCCGTTGCAGCCTTTTCCGCCCACGCTGCCGACACCCTGACCGTCGCTGCCACCCCGGTCCCGCACGCGGAAATCCTCGAATTCGTCAAGCCGGCCCTGGCCAAGGAAGGCGTGGACCTGAGGGTCAAAGTGTTCACCGACTACATCCAGCCGAACGTGCAGGTGGCCGAGAAGCGTCTGGACGCCAACTTCTTCCAGCACCAGCCGTACCTCGATGAATTCAACAAGGCCAAGACCACCAATCTGGTGGCCGTGACCGGCGTACACCTCGAGCCGCTGGGTGCTTACTCCAGCAAGTACAAGGCGCTGACCGAACTGCCAGGCGGTGCCAACGTCGTGATCCCGAACGATGCCACCAACGGCGGCCGTGCGCTGTTGCTGCTGGCGAAGGCCGGCCTGATCAAGTTGAAGGATTCGAACAACATCCTGTCGACCGTGAAGGACATCACCGAAAACACCAAGGACCTGAAATTCCGCGAACTGGAAGCCGCGACCATCCCCCGCGTGCTGACCCAGGTCGACCTGGCGCTGATCAACACCAACTATGCGCTGGAAGCCAAGCTTGATCCGGCCAAGGATGCGCTGGTCATCGAAGGCAGCGACTCGCCTTACGTGAACATCCTGGTAGCCCGTCCGGACGACAAGGACAGTGTTGCCATGCAGAAACTGGTGACCGCACTGCACAGCCCGGAAGTGAAGGCGTTCATTCTCGAGAAGTACAAAGGCGCGGTGGTGCCGGCGTTCTGA